In Chryseobacterium sp. C-71, the genomic window TATAACGATTTTTCCTTTTCCGAAAGGTAAAATGTAATCTTCTGCTGGTTCTATGGTTTTTGCATCTTCAGTTCCCGGGACTTTGCTCCAGTATAAACCTTTATGCTCCAACATCACAACCGGATTTGGGTCGTAGTAAGCTGCTTTCAATAAACCTTTAAAATCGGCTGCGTTGCTTGGATAAGCGATTTTAATTCCTTTAATGTTGGCTAAAATACTTTCAACACTTCCACTATGGTAAGGTCCGCCACCACCGTAAGCTCCAATCGGAACCCTGATGATATTGCTTACAGGAAACTTCCCGTTGCTTAAATAATTTGATTTTGAAATTTCCGTAATCAATTGGTTGATCCCAGGATAAATATAATCGGCAAACTGAACCTCAACAATTGGCTTCAAACCAACTGCGCTCATTCCGGTTGTAGAACCAATGATATACGCTTCCTGAATGGCTGTATTGAAAACTCTTTTGCTTCCGAATTTTTTACCTAAAGTCACCGTCTCACGGAAAACTCCACCGATTCTTTCGCCAACATCTTGTCCGTACAACAATGCTTCAGGATGTTTCCACATAATTTCCTGGATGGCGTGAATGGCTGCATCAACCATTACGATTTTTTCGCCACCTTCAGGTTCGCGCGTTCCCACTTCTTCCGTAATCGGAGTAGGTGCGAAAATATGTTGCATCACGGTTTCAGGCTTCGGATCTTCGGCTTTTTGCGCTCTTTCGAATGCTTCCTCAGCTTCCAATCTTGCCTTTTTTGTGATTTGCTTTAATAATTCTTCGTCTGTACCAGATTCAAGCAATTGATTTCGAAGGATTTCTCCCGGATCTTTTGCTCTGTGTTTGGTTAAATCTTCTTCATCTCTATAGAATTCTCTTCTCACTCCCGAAGTATGATGACCAATCAAAACTGTTTTTGCGCAGACAACCAAAGGTTTTCTTTCGGTTCTCACGAAATCAACAGCTTTTTTCATTATGTCAAAACTTTCAACAAAATCGGTTCCGTCAACTCTCATTCTTCCTAAACCTTCAAATCCGGCAACGAAATCATAAGCGTCACAAGTTCTAGCTTCTTCTTTGGTTACAGAAATTCCCCATTCGTTATCCTGAACCAAGAAAATAATAGGAAGTTGGTGTAAGGCAGCAAACTGAAGAGCTTCACTTACTTCGCCTTCCGTTACAGAATTATCTCCCAAACTGCAGATTACGACAGGATTATTTTCAAATTGTTCTAAATTAAAATCCTGAATATATTTGATTCCTTGTGCAACGCCTGTTGTAGGAATGGTCTGCATTCCGGTCGCGGAACTTTGGTGGATGATCTTCGGCATATTTTCGTTTCTGCTCGAAGGGTGAGAATAATACGATCTTCCACCTGAAAAAGGGTCATCAGCTTTAGCCAGCAATTGAAGCATCAATTGATAAGGCTCAAAACCAATTCCCAACAAAATACTTTCATCTCTGTAATATGGAGAAACCCAGTCTTCTTTTTTCAACTGATAAGCAGTGGCCAACTGAATCGCTTCATGCCCTCTTGAAGTACTGTGTACATATTTACAAACATTTCTGTTTTCTTCGTAGATGTCTGCCATTGCTTTGGCAAGCATCATGTGGTTATAAGCTTTAAGTAAAATATCCTGTGAAACTTTTTCGTGAAGTGTATTTTCCATAGAAAGCAAAGATAAACATAATTTGGATTTCAAAAAATAAAAGCCTAACAATTGATAGGTAGTTGAATCAATTATTTGAATGTTAGTTCATTAAATAATTGAAATAATGAAATTTTAAACATTATTTCAGGAAAAATGATTCAGTTTATAGTTAATATCAATTTCCAAAAACTCATTAAAAAACAAAAAAATGCAGTAACTTTACTGACTATTTTCTCATTAAAAAGTTAGAAAAAAATACATGTATTTAGTTTTTGACACAGAAACCACAGGTTTACCGAAAAATTTCAATGCACCGCTTTCAGATTCAGACAACTGGCCAAGAATGGTTCAGATTGCCTGGCAACTGCATGATGATGACGGTAATTTGCTTGAAAATCAAGATTATATAATTAAACCGGAAGGTTATGATATACCATTTAATGCTGCAAGAATTCACGGGATTACAACCAAAATTGCCAATGAAGAAGGCCGTGATCTGCAAGAAATTTTAGAAGAGTTTTCTAAAGTTTTAGAGCGCGTAAGAGTAGTTTCTGGACACAATGTAGAGTTCGATTACAACATCGTTGGAGCTGAATTTTTCAGAAAAAATATTCAGGATAATCTTCAGCAAAAGCCAAAAGCCGACACGATGATTCTGGGAACAGATTATTGTCAGCTTGGCGGTGGAAGAGGAGGAAGATATAAATCTCCCAAATTGGAAGAATTATATGAAAAATTGTACGGTCATAAATTTGACGAAGCTCATAATGCAGCAGCCGACGTAAATGCAACTGCTCAGGTTTTCTTCGAAATGATGCGTATCGGAATTATTCCCGCTGAGGTTTTAAAAACTTCGGAGGATCAGCTTGCTTATTTTAAAACGCTGCATCCAAATCCGATAAAACCTTTTGGAATTATTATCAGAAGACAGGTTGCTGATTTTAACAATAAGAAAAAGCAATCCGATGTTGGTAGTATTGATGATATTGATTTAGGTAGATATTTCAATTTCGATAATAAAAGTGTTTTTTCAACATTAACGGCAACTTCAAGCATTAATGACTTAATTAATAAAGCTACTGAAGATCAATTTCCGGCAGTTGGAATGGTAGATCTGGGGAATATGATGGGAGCTTTCAAATTCGTTTCTGCTGTTGAGTCTACCAACTCTGATCGTTCAAAAAAGCATAAAGAATTTTTAGCTAAAAAACAGGAAGCTGAAGAAAACGGAACGGAATTTAATGAAATCGAACCTCTTTCAGAACCTTTAATTCCTGTCGTAGGTTGTGAATTTTTTATATCAGACCGTTATGAACAGAAGCAGTTTACCAAAGATGATCCGGATAGAAGAACACAGGTTGTTTTACTGGCAAAAGATTTCAACGGATATAAAAATTTAGCCAAACTTTCAAGTATCGGATTTTTAAAAGGCTTCTATTTCGGAGTTCCGAGGATCAGCCGTGAATTGATTGCTGAATATAAAGAAGGATTAATCGCTTTGACTTCAGGAATCAACGGAGATATTCCAGATGCCATTTTAAATACTGGTGAGCAAAAAGGCGAGGAGCTTTTCAAATGGTGGAAAGATACTTTTAAAGATGATTTTTATGTGCAGATTCAAAATCATAAACTTCCTGAAGAGGAGCATTTGAATGATGTTCTTTTACATTTTGCAGATAAGTATAACGTTAAAATTTTAGCACAAAATCAAACCTATTACACCAATAAAGACGATTCTAATATTCAGGATATTGTAAGCTGTATAAAAGATGGTGAAAAGCTGACAACACCTGTAGGAAAAGGTTTCGGGAAAAGAAGAGGATTGGCTAGCGGCGAATATTATATTAAAAATGCCCACGAAATCAAGGAGACTTTTCTGAATTACCCTGATGCGTTTGATGCATACGAAGAGTTTACGGCAAAATTCAGTCCTTATACTTTAAAAAGAGATGTTCTCTTGCCTAAATTTGATATTCCAGATGAATTTATTCATCCAGAAGATGAAATTGATGGCGGAAAACGTGGCGAGATGGCGTATTTGACACATCTTACTTATGAAGGTGCTAAAAAAAGATATACAGAAACAGGAATTACTGACGAAATCAAAGAACGTCTGGATTTTGAACTGGAAGTAGTTGCCAACACAGGGTATCCGGGTTACTTTTTGATTGTACAGGATTTCTGTAACGAAGCCCGAAATATGGGGGTTTGGGTAGGACCCGGTCGTGGTTCTGCAGCGGGTTCCGTAGTGGCTTACTGCACAGGAATTACCAATGTTGATCCCATTAAATATGATCTCCTATTTGAGAGATTCCTGAACCCTGAAAGGATTTCAATGCCCGATATTGACATCGATTTTGACGATGAAGGTCGTGATAAAATCATCAAATGGGTTGTTGAAAAATACGGGAAAAATCAAGTAGCGCAGATTATCACATATTCAGTTTTGGGTGGAAAATCGGCTATTAAAGATGCCGGAAGAGTTTTAGATCTTCCAATTCCTGATACCAATAATATTGCGAAATTAATTCCTCCAAGTCCGGGGATGAATATTGCGAAAGCTTTATCTAAATATGATAAGCTAAAACCCGAAGAACAGCAGCTTGTCGATGAGATGAAGTATGTTCTTAATACACCTGATGATAACCGTCACGATGTTTTGGCAAGTGCCAAAAAGATGGAAGGTTGTATCAGAAATACAGGAATTCATGCTTGTGGTGTAATTATTACGCCCGAAGATGTCAGTAATCTGGTTCCGGTAACGATTGCGGCAAAAGATGCTGATATTTTGGTTTCTCAGTTTGACAACTCGGTGGCGGAAAGCGCAGGGCTTCTGAAGATGGACTTTTTGGGTCTAAGAACACTGACAATTATTAAAGATGCATTAAAACTTGTAAAGCAAAGGCATAACATTGATATCAATCCTGATGAGATTCCGCTGGATGATGCCAAAACCTATCAATTGTTTAAAGAAGGGAGAACGGTTGGGATTTTCCAATATGAAAGTCCGGGAATGCAAAAGTATATGCGTGAACTGAAGCCAACTGTTTTTGCCGATTTGATTGCCATGAACGCACTGTATCGCCCTGGCCCCATCAAGTATATTCCAAATTTTATCAACAGAAAGCACGGAATTGAAGAAATTATTTATGACTTACCGGAAACTGAAGAATATTTAAAAGAAACCTACGGAATTACCGTTTATCAGGAACAGGTAATGCTTTTGTCTCAAAAATTAGCCAATTTTACAAAAGGTGAAGCCGATACTTTGAGAAAGGCGATGGGTAAAAAACAGATCGAAGTTCTGAATAAAATGTACCCGAAATTCATCGAAGGCGGTAGAAAAAATAACCTTGATGAAGGACCTTTAGAAAAAATATGGAATGACTGGAAAGCCTTTGCAGAATATGCTTTTAACAAATCCCACTCGACCTGTTATGCTCTGATTGCTTATCAAACGGCATACTTAAAGGCAAATTATCCCGCAGAATATATGGCGAGTGTAATGAGTAACAATATTAACAATACAGAATCGATTACCATGTTTATGGAAGATTGTAAAAGTATTGGCGTTGATGTTTTGGGACCGGATGTGAATGAATCTCACTATAAATTTTCGGTAAATGAAAAAGGGCAGATCCGCTTTGGATTGGGGGCAATAAAAGGAATCGGAGAAGGGCCGAGCGAAGGGATTACGAAAGAAAGAGCAAATGGAAGATTTAAAAACATTTATGATTTTTTTGAAAGGATCTTACCGTCTCAAATGAATAAAAGAGTGGCGGAAAGTTTGGTTTTGGCTGGAGCTTTTGATGAGTTTAATATGTATCACAGAGGTCAGTATTTTGACATTGATATGGCGGGAAGAACAAATCTGGAGCGATTAATCAGATACGGACAAAGTTTTCAGGAGAGTAAAAATGAGATGGAAAATTCTCTTTTTGCTGATTTTGCGGAAGAAGTTCAAATAGAGCAACCCAAATTATTGCCTTGTCCGGAATGGCCAAACATGCATAAATTAAATAAAGAAAAAGAAATCATCGGGTTCTATCTTTCTGCACATCCGCTCGATGAATTTAAATATCATTACCAGTTTATGCAGGGTAAGCTTTCTAAAAAAGCGGTTCTTGAAAAAGAAGATGAGGTAAAAGTAGTAATCGATGAAGTTGTTCCGATCTTGGAAGCAGACGATAAAGATGAAACGATAGATATTACAGAGATTATTTCAGATGATATTGTTGCCGGTGAAGAAGAAATCATAGAAGAAGTTACAAAAAAAGCAGAACCAAAAGGAAATTTTGGATTTTTAAATCTGGATGAGGTTGATGCTTATAAGGAACAGGCTTTTGCCAACAAACCTCCGGAATTATTTGAAGAAAAAAAGAAAGATTGGAAAACCCTTCAGAAAGAAAGAGAAAATGGCGGTAGCGGAAAAGAATATACTGTTGCTGGTTTGATAACGGAATATGTAGTGAAAGATGGTTTTAAAAGTGGCGAAAAAGTGGCATTCTTAACTGTGGAAGATTATTCCGGCTCATATTCTTTCAGGTTAGGCGACCGGGATTATATGCGTCTGAAAGAGAAATTGGAAGTTCAGCGTTTCGTTATATTAAAGATAAAATTTGCCCAGGTAAAAGATGGGCGTGTTTTCGTCAATGTAGTTGATGTTATCGAACTTCAGGAAGCATTTGAAAAGTATGCAAAAAGTATTTCGCTGGTTATGGATGTGATGGATTTCAGGAGAGAAGATTTAGAGTTTTTCAGAAATGTTCTCGATCAAAATAAAGGAAATCAAAAATTCAAATTTTTAATCAAAAATTCAGAAGAAAATTCAGATATGGAATTACAATCAATGAGATATTCTGTTGATTTAAATGGAGATTTGATTAAAGAAATTCAATTGTTGAATAAATATGAGTTTTATCTTAACTAAATGATTACAATTTAAAAATGATAAAAAGTGGCTTTTTAGTCACTTTTTTAGTTTGTAATAATTATAAATTGGTGAGAAATCAATAATTCAAATTTTATTGATTAATTTTTTTTTAATTTAAGTTATTGTGTATGAATAATTTATATTTTTATGTATGTTTAAGTTTAAAAATAATTAAATGTATGTTTAATAATTATTTAATTATTTAAAGGGTTTTAAGAATTTTTGTATAAAAAATTAAGATATTTTTTGATTTGTAATGCAAATATTTAGTAATTTCACCCTCTAATTTTAATTTAACTAAGTATGAGAAAACTACAATTATTTTTTTTAATGATGGTTTTTTGTGTGTCTGTGAATTTCAGTGCTCAAAATACCTGTGTGGATGCGATTCCTATTACCAGTCTCCCGTTTTCCAGTGGTGCTCAAACTACTTGCGGAACGGGGAATGATTATGCTGCTGGAACTTTTACTTCGGATTACGGTGGTGGTGAAGATTATGTTTATTCAATTGAGATAACGAATGCTCCAATTACATTAGGTTTTGCTTTAGGAGGAGCTGCAACATGGAAAGTAGCTTCTGTGCATTCTGCATGTGCACCTACTCTTGCGAATAGCATTGGAAGTGTTAAAACTAGCAGTGGTACTACGGCTAGTGGCGGAATAACTTTTCCGACAAATGGAACATATTATATAATTGTTGATACTTGGCCAACACCTAATTGTGGTGCATTTACTCTTAATATTACACCTCCTCCAGCATGCGCTACCTTAACAGCGCCTTCGAATGGCTCAACTGTAAATACATTAAGTCCTAGCTTAACATGGACTGCACCAACAACAGGAGTAGCACCAACAGGTTATAAAGTTTATTTTGGAACAACAAACCCACCTACAACTTTAGCAAGTACTGTGACTGCACCTACTACTTCTTATACTGCTACTCTTACGAATTACAATACGCCATATTATTGGTATGTGGTTCCTGTGAGTGGTGCTGCTGAGGCAACAGGTTGCAATTCTAATGTTTGGTCGTTTACGAGCCCACCACCACCACCACCACCTGCAAATGATGATTGTGTAAATGCTGTGACATTAACAGTTAATCCTGATTACTTATGTGGCGTAAAAACTTCAGGAACAACGGTTGGAGGAACTCCTTCAGCAGAAATTGCAGCGACTTGTGCGGCAACGGGTACTAATGATGATGTTTGGTTTAAATTTACAGCAACTAATACTGCTCATAGGATTGTAATTTCCAATGTGTCAGGATCTACAGATATGGCAATGGCTATCTATAGTGGTAATTGCGGAAGTTTAGTAAGTGTACAATGTAGTGATCCTAATACTATGAATGTAACGGGATTAACAGTTGGTCAAGAATATAAAGTGAGGGTATGGACTTATACTGCAACAGCAACAACTAACGCAACATTTGATATTTGTGTTGGAACTCTACCTCCGCCACCGGTAAACGATGATTGTGCAGGTGCTATAGCTTTGACAGTAAACCCAGACCTTTTATGTGGAGCTGTAACTTCGGGTAATACCCAAAGTGCAACAGCTTCTACAGAGACTGCGCCTACTTGTGCGGCAACGGGTACTAATGATGATGTTTGGTTTAAATTTACAGCAACGAGTGTTGCTCACAGAGTTATACTTTCTAACGTATCTGGAACTACTGATATGGCAATGGCTGCTTATAGTGGTGCTTGTGGAAGTTTAGTGCAAGTTCTATGTAGTGATCCTAATACAATGGATTTAACTGGATTAACAGTTGGTCAAGAATATAAAGTAAGAGTATGGACTTTAACATCAACAGCAACAACTGTTGCATCATTTGATATTTGTGTTGGAACGCTACCTCCGCCTCCAGCAAATGACAACTGTGCTAATGCTGTAGTATTGACTTCAAGTGCTAATGCAATTTGTGTAGCAACTGTGTCTGGAACTACATTTAACGCAACTGCTTCTGTTGATGCGCTTGCTCCATGTACCGGAGTTGCAGATGATGATGTTTGGTATTCTTTTGTTGCAACAAGTACGGCGCATACCGTTACTTTATCTAATGTGGTTTCTGTAGGAACTACATCAAGTACGGCATTGAACCTTCAAGTTCTTTCAGGTGCTTGTGGTGCTTTAACAAGTGTACTTTGTGATACAACTTCGGCTTCTCCTGCAGCATTGACAGGATTAACGGTAGGGAATACTTATTTTGTAAGAGTATATAATAATGCTACAGGATCACTTGCAAATGCAAATACATTTAATATTTGTGTTACTACAACACCTCCTCCTCCAATAAATGACGATTGTGCAGGTGCAATAATAGTTACACCAAATACAACTCCGGTTGCTGGAACTACGGTAAGTGCAACACAAAGTACAGGAACTGCTCCCACTTGTTCGGCAACAAGTATTAACGATGATGTTTGGTATAGCTTTACAGCAACATCTGCAACACATTTAGTAACTGTATTGTATTCTGATAACGCTACTGCAACCCAAGTTTATTCTGGTTCATGTGGAAGCTTAGTGGCTGTAGCATGTTTCTCAGGTGCTTATGGTAATTCAAATATATTGCTCCCTGCTCTTACAGTGGGTAATACTTATTATGTGAGAATTTATTCTACGAGTGCAACTGTAGGTGTAACTTCTAACTTCACAATTGCTGTATCTACACCTGTTGTGCCTACTAATGATACGTGTGCAACTGCAACTGCAATTGCTTGTGGAGGCACCATAACAGGAAATAATGCTTTGGCTGCAGATGAAACATTACCAACTTCTACTTGTGGTGCTACAACTACAACAGCAAATTATAAAGGTGTTTGGTATACAGTTACGGCGGTTGCTAATGGTCCAATAACGATTGATGCTTGTGGGTCTAAGTTTGATTCTTATTTAAGGGTTTATACTGGAAGCTGTGCTTCTCTTACTTGTTTTGCAAATACTGACGGTGTTGGTTATGCGGATTCAGGATGTACAGTAACACTTTATAATGCTCCAAAACTTACCTTTAATGGGGTGGCAGGTACTACTTATTATGTTTTATTTAGTAGCTATGATGCGGCGCAAATGGGAGATTACTCGCTAGCTATTACTCAAGATTGTACAGTTTTAGGAACAGCTGATATTGTTAAAAATGACAAAGTAAAAGCATTCCCTAACCCATTTGCTGATGTATTAAACATTTCAGATGTGAAGAATGTAAAATCCATCTCAATTGTTGATATTGCTGGTAGAGTAGTGAAAACTATAGATAAACCAAGTACGTCTCTTCAATTAAGAGAATTGAATTCAGGTATGTATATGGTTATTTTAAATATGAATGATGGTTCTAGACAGACAATCAAAGCGATCAAAAAATAATCAACTTTAAATTTAAATAGAAGTAGAGACTGGATTTGTTTTCAGTCTCTATTTTTTTTAAATATATATATGTTTTTCATGAAAAGTGATGATATTTTTTAATAAATTAGTAATTAAATTACAAAATAATTTACGATATGAGAAAAATTCTATTATTAAGTTTAACTGTTTTAAGCTTTGTATCTGGTTATTCACAAACTTACTGTATTCCTGAATATGAGAATGGGTGTGATGATGGTGATCAGATTAATTCATTTGCTATACCCTTTGCTTCTTTCAATCATCAAAATACAGGATGCTCGATAGATTCTTATGGTGATTACACAGCGCAGTCGATAACTTTACAAGCCGGTGTCGGGTATTCTTATTCAGTCACCCATGGTTATCAAACCCAAAATGTGAGAATTTGGGTAGATTTGAATAATGACGGTGTCTTTACAGATGCAGCACCAGAATTAGTTGCTCAAAACAGTAGCACAGGTAGTGGAGCTAATTCTATTACTAATGGAAGTATAATGATACCTGTTACTGCAACTCCAGGAACATATAGGATGAGAGTGGGGGATAGGTATTCTAGCGATCCTATACCATGTAATACTGATGGCTTTGGCGAGGCTCATGATTATACGGTGGTTGTTACAGCAGCACCAAGCTGTCTTGGACCAATTGATTTAGCCTCAAGTAATATTACTACTACAGGTGCTACAATTTCTTGGTTGCCTTTTAATGCCGCACCGACTAATGGGTATCTTTATTATTACTCCACTACAAATACTCCTCCTCCAGCCGGTGTAGGTACAGCTACAACATCTACTAGTGCTAATTTAAGCCAATTACTTCCGAGTACCGTTTATTATTATTGGGTTAGATCACTTTGTACTACTACAGATCAAAGTCCGTGGTCGGCCGGTTCTTCCTTTATGACATCTTCATTCTGTCCCGATGTCATTTCTCCGTCTGACGGAGCTACAGATGAGTCTGTTACTCCAACGATCTCATGGGATGCCTTGCCTACGGCTACAGGTTATAGATTAACTGTGGGTACAACTGCTGGTGGAAATGATATTTTAAACAATATTGATTTAGGAAATGTTTTAACATATACTTTTGTGACGCCACTTTCTAATTCTACAGAATATTTTTTCACAGTTAATGCATACAGCTCTACTATTACAACTTCTCTTAATTGTGAAGTATGGAGTTTTGTTACTATTTGTTCTTCTAATGCTGTAGTTCCTAATTATACATATGATTTTGGTCTATTTCCTACCTCTTGTTGGTCACAGGCTTCAGATGGTGATGCAACTACTGGTCCTACAGGTACAGGTGAATATTGGTATTCTGGTGATTTTTTAAACTCTAGTTCAAATAGTAATTCTGCGGTGATTAATCTTTATGATCAGGATAATATTGGTTGGTTAAAAACTATTCCATTCAATCTAACTGGTGGTGGGTATAAGGTTAAGTTTGACATTGGTATCACGGAATTTTTTGATACAACTTCTTCTGCAATGGGATCTGATGATATTGTCCAGTTTTTAGCCTCTCAAGATGGTGGTATTACTTGGGCTGTACTACAAACGTGGAATGCTGCTAATGCACCATCTAACGTTTCAACACAGTATTCTCTGGATCTTACAGGATACACAAGTGCAAATACTGTCTTTGCATTTTTAGGTTCCGATGGTGCTATAGATGATCTTGAAGATTATGAATTCTTTATAGATAATTTCTCTGTGGAATCTATAAATTTA contains:
- a CDS encoding T9SS type A sorting domain-containing protein, producing the protein MRKLQLFFLMMVFCVSVNFSAQNTCVDAIPITSLPFSSGAQTTCGTGNDYAAGTFTSDYGGGEDYVYSIEITNAPITLGFALGGAATWKVASVHSACAPTLANSIGSVKTSSGTTASGGITFPTNGTYYIIVDTWPTPNCGAFTLNITPPPACATLTAPSNGSTVNTLSPSLTWTAPTTGVAPTGYKVYFGTTNPPTTLASTVTAPTTSYTATLTNYNTPYYWYVVPVSGAAEATGCNSNVWSFTSPPPPPPPANDDCVNAVTLTVNPDYLCGVKTSGTTVGGTPSAEIAATCAATGTNDDVWFKFTATNTAHRIVISNVSGSTDMAMAIYSGNCGSLVSVQCSDPNTMNVTGLTVGQEYKVRVWTYTATATTNATFDICVGTLPPPPVNDDCAGAIALTVNPDLLCGAVTSGNTQSATASTETAPTCAATGTNDDVWFKFTATSVAHRVILSNVSGTTDMAMAAYSGACGSLVQVLCSDPNTMDLTGLTVGQEYKVRVWTLTSTATTVASFDICVGTLPPPPANDNCANAVVLTSSANAICVATVSGTTFNATASVDALAPCTGVADDDVWYSFVATSTAHTVTLSNVVSVGTTSSTALNLQVLSGACGALTSVLCDTTSASPAALTGLTVGNTYFVRVYNNATGSLANANTFNICVTTTPPPPINDDCAGAIIVTPNTTPVAGTTVSATQSTGTAPTCSATSINDDVWYSFTATSATHLVTVLYSDNATATQVYSGSCGSLVAVACFSGAYGNSNILLPALTVGNTYYVRIYSTSATVGVTSNFTIAVSTPVVPTNDTCATATAIACGGTITGNNALAADETLPTSTCGATTTTANYKGVWYTVTAVANGPITIDACGSKFDSYLRVYTGSCASLTCFANTDGVGYADSGCTVTLYNAPKLTFNGVAGTTYYVLFSSYDAAQMGDYSLAITQDCTVLGTADIVKNDKVKAFPNPFADVLNISDVKNVKSISIVDIAGRVVKTIDKPSTSLQLRELNSGMYMVILNMNDGSRQTIKAIKK
- the dnaE gene encoding DNA polymerase III subunit alpha, producing MYLVFDTETTGLPKNFNAPLSDSDNWPRMVQIAWQLHDDDGNLLENQDYIIKPEGYDIPFNAARIHGITTKIANEEGRDLQEILEEFSKVLERVRVVSGHNVEFDYNIVGAEFFRKNIQDNLQQKPKADTMILGTDYCQLGGGRGGRYKSPKLEELYEKLYGHKFDEAHNAAADVNATAQVFFEMMRIGIIPAEVLKTSEDQLAYFKTLHPNPIKPFGIIIRRQVADFNNKKKQSDVGSIDDIDLGRYFNFDNKSVFSTLTATSSINDLINKATEDQFPAVGMVDLGNMMGAFKFVSAVESTNSDRSKKHKEFLAKKQEAEENGTEFNEIEPLSEPLIPVVGCEFFISDRYEQKQFTKDDPDRRTQVVLLAKDFNGYKNLAKLSSIGFLKGFYFGVPRISRELIAEYKEGLIALTSGINGDIPDAILNTGEQKGEELFKWWKDTFKDDFYVQIQNHKLPEEEHLNDVLLHFADKYNVKILAQNQTYYTNKDDSNIQDIVSCIKDGEKLTTPVGKGFGKRRGLASGEYYIKNAHEIKETFLNYPDAFDAYEEFTAKFSPYTLKRDVLLPKFDIPDEFIHPEDEIDGGKRGEMAYLTHLTYEGAKKRYTETGITDEIKERLDFELEVVANTGYPGYFLIVQDFCNEARNMGVWVGPGRGSAAGSVVAYCTGITNVDPIKYDLLFERFLNPERISMPDIDIDFDDEGRDKIIKWVVEKYGKNQVAQIITYSVLGGKSAIKDAGRVLDLPIPDTNNIAKLIPPSPGMNIAKALSKYDKLKPEEQQLVDEMKYVLNTPDDNRHDVLASAKKMEGCIRNTGIHACGVIITPEDVSNLVPVTIAAKDADILVSQFDNSVAESAGLLKMDFLGLRTLTIIKDALKLVKQRHNIDINPDEIPLDDAKTYQLFKEGRTVGIFQYESPGMQKYMRELKPTVFADLIAMNALYRPGPIKYIPNFINRKHGIEEIIYDLPETEEYLKETYGITVYQEQVMLLSQKLANFTKGEADTLRKAMGKKQIEVLNKMYPKFIEGGRKNNLDEGPLEKIWNDWKAFAEYAFNKSHSTCYALIAYQTAYLKANYPAEYMASVMSNNINNTESITMFMEDCKSIGVDVLGPDVNESHYKFSVNEKGQIRFGLGAIKGIGEGPSEGITKERANGRFKNIYDFFERILPSQMNKRVAESLVLAGAFDEFNMYHRGQYFDIDMAGRTNLERLIRYGQSFQESKNEMENSLFADFAEEVQIEQPKLLPCPEWPNMHKLNKEKEIIGFYLSAHPLDEFKYHYQFMQGKLSKKAVLEKEDEVKVVIDEVVPILEADDKDETIDITEIISDDIVAGEEEIIEEVTKKAEPKGNFGFLNLDEVDAYKEQAFANKPPELFEEKKKDWKTLQKERENGGSGKEYTVAGLITEYVVKDGFKSGEKVAFLTVEDYSGSYSFRLGDRDYMRLKEKLEVQRFVILKIKFAQVKDGRVFVNVVDVIELQEAFEKYAKSISLVMDVMDFRREDLEFFRNVLDQNKGNQKFKFLIKNSEENSDMELQSMRYSVDLNGDLIKEIQLLNKYEFYLN
- a CDS encoding GEVED domain-containing protein, translating into MRKILLLSLTVLSFVSGYSQTYCIPEYENGCDDGDQINSFAIPFASFNHQNTGCSIDSYGDYTAQSITLQAGVGYSYSVTHGYQTQNVRIWVDLNNDGVFTDAAPELVAQNSSTGSGANSITNGSIMIPVTATPGTYRMRVGDRYSSDPIPCNTDGFGEAHDYTVVVTAAPSCLGPIDLASSNITTTGATISWLPFNAAPTNGYLYYYSTTNTPPPAGVGTATTSTSANLSQLLPSTVYYYWVRSLCTTTDQSPWSAGSSFMTSSFCPDVISPSDGATDESVTPTISWDALPTATGYRLTVGTTAGGNDILNNIDLGNVLTYTFVTPLSNSTEYFFTVNAYSSTITTSLNCEVWSFVTICSSNAVVPNYTYDFGLFPTSCWSQASDGDATTGPTGTGEYWYSGDFLNSSSNSNSAVINLYDQDNIGWLKTIPFNLTGGGYKVKFDIGITEFFDTTSSAMGSDDIVQFLASQDGGITWAVLQTWNAANAPSNVSTQYSLDLTGYTSANTVFAFLGSDGAIDDLEDYEFFIDNFSVESINLSTSEISQTSSKLKAYPNPFADVLNISDVKNVKSISVIDIAGRIVKTIEKPSSALQLGELKSGLYMVILNMNDGSRQTIKAIKK
- a CDS encoding thiamine pyrophosphate-dependent enzyme, which encodes MENTLHEKVSQDILLKAYNHMMLAKAMADIYEENRNVCKYVHSTSRGHEAIQLATAYQLKKEDWVSPYYRDESILLGIGFEPYQLMLQLLAKADDPFSGGRSYYSHPSSRNENMPKIIHQSSATGMQTIPTTGVAQGIKYIQDFNLEQFENNPVVICSLGDNSVTEGEVSEALQFAALHQLPIIFLVQDNEWGISVTKEEARTCDAYDFVAGFEGLGRMRVDGTDFVESFDIMKKAVDFVRTERKPLVVCAKTVLIGHHTSGVRREFYRDEEDLTKHRAKDPGEILRNQLLESGTDEELLKQITKKARLEAEEAFERAQKAEDPKPETVMQHIFAPTPITEEVGTREPEGGEKIVMVDAAIHAIQEIMWKHPEALLYGQDVGERIGGVFRETVTLGKKFGSKRVFNTAIQEAYIIGSTTGMSAVGLKPIVEVQFADYIYPGINQLITEISKSNYLSNGKFPVSNIIRVPIGAYGGGGPYHSGSVESILANIKGIKIAYPSNAADFKGLLKAAYYDPNPVVMLEHKGLYWSKVPGTEDAKTIEPAEDYILPFGKGKIVIEADENEIKKGNTVVVVTYGMGVYWAKEAVKNFGGKVEVIDLRTIIPLDEELVFERVKAHGKCIVLTEEQLNNSFAEAFAHRISKNCFKYLDAPVETMGSLDTPAVPINLILEKEMLPNAEKLSKKIDEMLKY